Within the Bradyrhizobium cosmicum genome, the region CAAGAAAAGAAACCTGGAGCCAAGGGCTCCAGCCTTTGGCATGGAATTCACCAATAGTTTGAGGCCGCACGGCTTGAATTTGCCAAAACCCTGACCATTTTGAGCCAACCTTGCCGCTTGGGGGCTTCAGAAGAAACTATTGTTTTCAAGGCGTTGGCATGCTTTCGCGGGGCAAGGCACTGTTCACTCTCAGGCAAGCCCGTCAGGACTTTGTCGCCTAGACTGTGCTATAGAGCCCGCAAAACGAGCCCATTCGAAAAAGCAGATCCCAGAGAGAAAACCCATGGCAGTGCATCAGGTCAATCCGGGAGGAAAGCTCGCGTCCCTCGATCCGATCTGGGATCGGATCCGCGGCGAGGCGGAAGACATCGTCCACCGCGAGCCCGAGCTTGCGACCTTCATCTATTCGACGGTGCTGCATCACGGCCGCCTGGAAGATTCGGTGATCCATCGTGTCGCCGACCGGCTCGATCACTCAGCGTTGTCGGGCGATCTGGTGCGCCAGACCTATGACGAGGCGCTGCGCGACGATCCCGATCTCGGCAATGCCTTCCGCGCCGATCTCGTCGCCGTCTACGATCGCGATCCCGCGACCTCGCGCTTCATCGATCCCTTGCTCTACTTCAAGGGCTTCCACGCGATCCAGACCCATCGCCTCGCGCACTGGCTCTGGCTGAAGGGCCGCAAGGATTTCGCGTATTATCTCCAGAGCCGCGCATCCGCGGTGTTCCAGACCGACATCAATCCCGCCGCGCGCATCGGCCGCGGCATCTTCCTCGACCACGCCACCGGATTCGTCTGCGGCGAGACGGCGGTGATCGAGGACGACGTCTCGATCCTGCACGGCGTCACGCTCGGCGGCACCGGCAAGGAGAACGAGGACCGTCATCCGAAGATTCGCCACGGCGTCCTGATCGGCGCCGGCGCGAAGATCCTCGGCAACATCGAGATCGGCCATTGCGCGCGCATCGCCGCGGGCTCTGTCGTGGTCAAGCCGGTGCCGCACAACGTCACCGTTGCCGGCGTGCCCGCCAAGATCGTCGGCGAAGCCGGCTGCGCCGAGCCGTCGCGCACCATGGATCAGATGATCAACGCCACGGGACTCTAGGGTGGGGCTTTGATCTCATGAGTTGAGGGTCGGATTCTCCGGCTCTTTTCGTCCCCAAATTGTTTGGCAATTCATGCTGGCGGTTCGTCGCGTCTCGTCCTAAAACGCGGCCAGCCAATTTCGATCGGAGACTTGCCGTGGACGTCAAAGAAGTCAGAAAGTTAGATGCGTATCTGAAGCGCGTATTCGGCAATCCCAAGATCCGCGTCGTGCCGCGGCCGAAGAAGGATGATTCCGCCGAGGTCTATATCGGCGAGGAATTCATCGGCGTGCTCTTCGTCGACGACGAGGACGATGATCGCTCGTTCCAGTTCCAGATGGCGATCCTCGAAGACGATCTCGTCGATCAGGAATAGTTGTTGCCCGTCACCTCTCCC harbors:
- the cysE gene encoding serine O-acetyltransferase, translating into MAVHQVNPGGKLASLDPIWDRIRGEAEDIVHREPELATFIYSTVLHHGRLEDSVIHRVADRLDHSALSGDLVRQTYDEALRDDPDLGNAFRADLVAVYDRDPATSRFIDPLLYFKGFHAIQTHRLAHWLWLKGRKDFAYYLQSRASAVFQTDINPAARIGRGIFLDHATGFVCGETAVIEDDVSILHGVTLGGTGKENEDRHPKIRHGVLIGAGAKILGNIEIGHCARIAAGSVVVKPVPHNVTVAGVPAKIVGEAGCAEPSRTMDQMINATGL
- a CDS encoding DUF3126 family protein, with amino-acid sequence MDVKEVRKLDAYLKRVFGNPKIRVVPRPKKDDSAEVYIGEEFIGVLFVDDEDDDRSFQFQMAILEDDLVDQE